In the genome of Myxococcaceae bacterium JPH2, one region contains:
- a CDS encoding S8 family serine peptidase, translated as MTRRNTRPAMLLATLLTCTTTSAAGTRGISNSPHDMQSRTDARATYAGLKRTYVADDLRNSFRNRIEVKFREGRALRAREGALVLDTSQARDTAARVEWEQVRAVLGGVRRSVAMKMHPFTESVAQQLKAEGERLSGQPLPDPNLWFYLYLDAASDQVVADTLTALNALDGVEVAYPSPLPVAPPSMDRASAAAFEAPWREQPRLDWPTPEHVREWERGQDATLAEAPPLPRALTSPAPNTGAGWSLTASYTADQDYGEAAPVGIDTDWLRSHYWNAYGDGWGYTDVEYAWNRSHQDITKLAGAVLVNGTTHASANLLSTRDHGSAVTGLLSSDLNAFGTTGLVTSAAVRLSTEFPTTGQDRPSAIYAAANQFWPGAVILLEMQAYNTFDCNGDRLLDANDLVPSEVVPAVRDAIKVATANGRIVVEAAGNGNCNLDLPAFNGYFSAVDPAMDSGAIIVGAAEKFTGNKASFSTYGSRVDTQSEGDWHIVTTGYGDLYNAEGENLSYTRMFAGTSGASPIVTGAAVALSSVMYLRYGSIYAPRELRDVLRRDGTPQGAGGHVGPRPDLRKQIAHMQNRYPNPHSTDFDGDGRSDLAVWRPDSGAWIIRASATGATTFTGWGAPGDVPVPGDYTGDARAELAVWRADTGYWYVLNSDNTSIAIQWGARGDIPVPMDLTGDHKAEMVVYRPPYLTGNGSSGQWLIRYANGTSATVNWGAAGDVPLARDFDGDGYDDMTLYRPSTGQWMIRAISGAITTYTFGAWTEVPVPYKSGNQWNLAMWRPSDSTFTTRNIHGGGTSTFAYGIPGDVPRFGDLNGDGTDEYLVYRAATGTWYDSAYGAFALGLPGDLVMVR; from the coding sequence ATGACACGTCGAAACACCCGGCCAGCCATGCTGCTGGCGACGCTGTTGACTTGCACCACGACGAGCGCGGCGGGGACGCGCGGCATCTCGAACTCGCCTCATGACATGCAGTCCAGGACGGACGCGCGCGCGACCTATGCGGGCCTCAAGCGCACCTATGTGGCGGACGACCTGCGCAACAGCTTCCGCAATCGCATCGAGGTGAAGTTCCGCGAGGGCCGCGCGCTGCGCGCCCGAGAAGGCGCACTGGTCCTCGACACGAGCCAGGCACGCGACACCGCGGCCCGGGTGGAGTGGGAGCAGGTCCGCGCCGTGCTCGGCGGCGTGCGGCGCTCCGTGGCGATGAAGATGCATCCCTTCACCGAGTCCGTCGCCCAACAGCTCAAGGCCGAGGGCGAGCGGCTGTCCGGACAGCCGTTGCCGGATCCGAACCTGTGGTTCTACCTCTACCTCGATGCCGCGTCGGACCAGGTGGTCGCGGACACGCTCACCGCGCTCAACGCCTTGGACGGGGTGGAGGTGGCCTATCCCTCGCCGCTTCCCGTCGCGCCTCCGAGCATGGACCGAGCGAGCGCGGCGGCGTTCGAAGCCCCGTGGCGTGAGCAGCCCCGCCTGGACTGGCCCACGCCCGAGCATGTTCGTGAGTGGGAGCGAGGCCAGGACGCGACCTTGGCCGAGGCCCCACCACTACCGCGCGCCCTCACGTCGCCCGCTCCGAACACGGGCGCGGGGTGGTCACTCACGGCCAGCTACACGGCGGATCAGGACTACGGCGAGGCCGCGCCCGTGGGCATCGACACGGACTGGCTGCGCTCGCACTACTGGAACGCCTATGGCGATGGCTGGGGCTACACCGATGTCGAGTACGCCTGGAATCGCTCGCATCAAGACATCACGAAGCTGGCGGGCGCGGTGCTCGTCAATGGAACGACGCACGCCAGCGCGAACCTCCTGTCCACTCGCGACCACGGCAGCGCCGTGACAGGCCTGCTCAGCAGCGACCTGAATGCCTTTGGCACCACGGGACTGGTGACGAGCGCGGCCGTGCGCCTGTCCACGGAGTTCCCCACCACGGGACAGGACCGGCCCTCCGCCATCTATGCGGCGGCGAACCAGTTCTGGCCGGGCGCCGTCATCCTCCTGGAGATGCAGGCGTACAACACCTTCGACTGCAACGGCGACAGGCTGCTCGACGCGAACGACCTCGTCCCCTCCGAGGTAGTGCCCGCCGTGCGTGATGCCATCAAGGTCGCCACGGCCAACGGCCGCATCGTCGTGGAGGCCGCCGGCAACGGGAACTGCAACCTCGACCTGCCCGCGTTCAATGGCTACTTCAGCGCGGTGGATCCCGCGATGGACTCGGGCGCCATCATCGTGGGCGCGGCGGAGAAGTTCACGGGCAACAAGGCCAGCTTCTCCACCTACGGCAGCCGCGTGGACACGCAGTCCGAGGGGGACTGGCACATCGTCACCACGGGCTACGGCGACCTGTACAACGCCGAGGGAGAGAACCTCTCCTATACCCGAATGTTCGCGGGCACGTCCGGCGCGTCGCCCATCGTCACGGGCGCCGCGGTGGCGCTCTCCTCCGTCATGTACCTGCGCTACGGATCCATCTACGCCCCACGAGAGTTGCGAGACGTGCTGCGGCGCGACGGCACGCCTCAAGGGGCAGGCGGACACGTGGGGCCGCGCCCGGACCTGCGCAAGCAGATCGCCCACATGCAGAACCGCTACCCCAACCCGCACTCCACCGACTTCGATGGCGATGGGCGAAGCGACCTCGCCGTGTGGAGGCCCGACTCGGGGGCGTGGATCATCCGGGCGTCCGCCACGGGTGCCACCACGTTCACCGGGTGGGGCGCACCGGGAGATGTCCCCGTGCCGGGTGACTACACCGGCGACGCCCGCGCGGAGCTGGCCGTGTGGCGAGCCGACACCGGCTACTGGTACGTGCTCAACTCGGACAACACCTCGATCGCCATCCAGTGGGGCGCGCGCGGTGACATCCCCGTGCCCATGGACCTCACGGGGGACCACAAGGCCGAGATGGTCGTCTATCGCCCGCCCTACCTCACGGGGAACGGCAGCAGCGGGCAGTGGCTGATTCGCTACGCCAACGGAACGAGCGCCACCGTCAACTGGGGCGCCGCGGGCGATGTTCCGCTCGCGCGGGACTTCGATGGCGACGGCTACGACGACATGACGCTGTACCGCCCCTCCACGGGCCAGTGGATGATCCGCGCCATCAGCGGCGCCATCACCACGTACACCTTCGGCGCATGGACGGAGGTCCCCGTGCCCTACAAGTCCGGCAACCAGTGGAACCTGGCCATGTGGCGCCCGAGCGACAGCACCTTCACCACGCGCAACATCCACGGCGGAGGCACCAGCACCTTCGCTTATGGCATCCCAGGAGACGTGCCGCGCTTCGGCGACCTCAACGGCGACGGCACCGACGAGTACCTTGTCTACCGCGCGGCGACGGGCACCTGGTACGACAGCGCGTACGGAGCCTTCGCCCTGGGACTTCCGGGGGACCTCGTGATGGTTCGTTGA
- a CDS encoding glycosyltransferase, giving the protein MNRKPVVLLVFGEYPPYTAWGGAAYLAQHLAVQLQREGFEVEVIAESDTDEEFMHLDAAGNLVHRVTGSRSYLSKALQKAVPVLGRKLHFGNVAFAARVLEKTFELTQLWGRDILWVETTNWRAETLFFHFVPWLNERTVVRIVTPYEEVVQQNGLDRGDLGVQVHLHSETIQQLLLKHRLYSNPDYAGYFKDRVRTSLLGVSRAREHDFLLPFNFARITPRTKRARAPSDNVFRLVMVGRIEHRKGFDLVCSALAGLTPEQRRRVRIQAVGRDVPMGPFGSYQKMLEERFPGIADTAFEWMGSVSDAELARIMANADGGLMASTSESFGFNLVELLAADLPVIAAEVGAARELERRGIRYLGLFKKAQELTRVFAELPERISAYEAGAPRNRAVLQQLYAENDRAYLDFVRTQVAPQMPDATLERTRTARLRELPVNSVDIVCCSYNRFEELTISLPSLLREATAAREAGIQAQVIVVYQNEGMPERVYEMRPDWRDEPALRFVPSQPAGLTRARNVGVASSHGDLVIFVDDDVVLAPGFVMAHVRAAQDNPGAIGVAGRIRSRLDADRTTKERAVGQIRMSGFVEANFDSVERSAVLVPHTPMGANMSFKRAPTTALFGHAWFDERMAPSAFRDETLFCSELFRHGEHLVYAPDAVLYHFESAQGGCENRVSMSLRKRVNHLSTEYLFLGVLYSPVTLLRNTAPWLLLRRDVVASATLRGKAKRMVVNAAAFMRGKKLLASERPARPASPEPASAPDVRNIRAV; this is encoded by the coding sequence ATGAATCGCAAGCCAGTCGTCCTCCTCGTGTTCGGCGAATACCCTCCCTACACCGCCTGGGGCGGTGCCGCGTATCTCGCCCAGCACCTCGCCGTGCAGCTCCAGCGCGAAGGCTTCGAAGTCGAGGTCATCGCCGAGTCCGATACGGACGAGGAGTTCATGCACCTCGACGCGGCGGGAAACCTCGTCCACCGCGTCACCGGGTCGCGCTCCTATCTGTCCAAGGCCCTGCAGAAGGCCGTGCCCGTGCTGGGCCGCAAGCTGCACTTCGGCAACGTGGCCTTCGCGGCCCGCGTCCTGGAAAAGACGTTCGAACTCACGCAGCTCTGGGGTCGCGACATCCTCTGGGTGGAGACGACCAACTGGCGCGCCGAGACGCTCTTCTTCCACTTCGTGCCCTGGCTCAACGAGCGCACCGTGGTGCGCATCGTCACGCCGTACGAAGAGGTCGTTCAGCAGAACGGGCTCGACCGCGGCGACCTGGGCGTGCAGGTGCATCTGCACTCGGAGACCATCCAGCAGCTCCTGCTCAAGCACCGGCTGTACTCCAACCCGGACTATGCCGGGTACTTCAAGGACCGCGTGCGCACGTCCCTGCTCGGGGTGAGCCGCGCGCGCGAGCACGACTTCCTCCTGCCGTTCAACTTCGCCCGCATCACGCCGCGGACCAAGCGCGCCCGCGCGCCGTCGGACAACGTGTTCCGGCTGGTGATGGTGGGGCGCATCGAGCACCGCAAGGGCTTTGACCTGGTGTGCTCGGCGCTGGCGGGGCTGACGCCGGAGCAGCGCCGCCGCGTGCGCATCCAGGCGGTGGGCCGCGACGTCCCCATGGGCCCGTTCGGCAGCTACCAGAAGATGCTCGAGGAGCGCTTCCCGGGCATCGCGGACACGGCCTTCGAGTGGATGGGGAGCGTGTCCGACGCGGAGCTGGCCCGCATCATGGCGAACGCGGACGGCGGCCTCATGGCGTCCACGTCCGAGTCGTTCGGGTTCAACCTGGTGGAGCTGCTGGCGGCGGACCTGCCGGTCATCGCGGCCGAGGTGGGCGCGGCCCGCGAGCTGGAGCGCCGCGGCATCCGCTACCTGGGGTTGTTCAAGAAGGCGCAGGAGCTGACGCGCGTCTTCGCGGAGCTGCCCGAGCGGATCTCGGCGTACGAGGCCGGCGCGCCCCGCAACCGCGCCGTGCTCCAGCAGCTCTACGCGGAGAACGACCGCGCCTACCTGGACTTCGTGCGCACGCAGGTGGCGCCGCAGATGCCGGACGCCACGCTGGAGCGCACGCGCACCGCGCGCCTGCGCGAGCTGCCCGTGAACAGCGTGGACATCGTCTGCTGCTCGTACAACCGCTTCGAGGAGCTGACCATCTCGCTGCCCTCGCTGCTGCGCGAGGCGACGGCGGCGCGCGAGGCGGGCATCCAGGCGCAGGTCATCGTCGTGTACCAGAACGAGGGCATGCCCGAGCGCGTCTACGAGATGCGGCCGGACTGGCGCGACGAGCCCGCGCTGCGCTTCGTGCCGTCCCAGCCGGCCGGGCTGACGCGCGCGCGCAACGTGGGCGTGGCCTCGTCGCACGGGGACCTGGTCATCTTCGTGGATGACGACGTGGTGCTCGCGCCGGGCTTCGTCATGGCGCACGTGCGCGCGGCGCAGGACAACCCGGGCGCCATCGGCGTGGCGGGGCGGATCCGCTCGCGACTGGACGCCGACCGCACCACGAAGGAGCGCGCCGTCGGGCAGATCCGCATGTCGGGCTTCGTGGAGGCGAACTTCGACTCGGTGGAGCGCTCGGCGGTGCTGGTGCCGCACACGCCCATGGGCGCGAACATGAGCTTCAAGCGCGCGCCCACCACCGCCCTCTTCGGGCACGCGTGGTTCGACGAGCGCATGGCGCCCTCCGCCTTCCGCGACGAGACGCTCTTCTGCTCGGAGCTGTTCCGCCACGGCGAGCACCTGGTGTACGCGCCGGACGCGGTGCTCTACCACTTCGAGTCGGCGCAGGGCGGCTGCGAGAACCGCGTCAGCATGTCGCTGCGCAAGCGGGTCAACCACCTGTCCACCGAGTACCTGTTCCTGGGCGTGCTGTACTCGCCGGTGACGCTGCTGCGGAACACCGCGCCGTGGCTGCTGCTGCGGCGGGACGTGGTGGCCTCGGCCACGCTGCGCGGCAAGGCCAAGCGCATGGTGGTCAACGCCGCGGCCTTCATGCGCGGCAAGAAGCTGCTCGCGTCCGAGCGGCCCGCGCGCCCCGCCTCTCCTGAGCCCGCGTCCGCGCCCGACGTGCGCAACATCCGCGCGGTCTGA